The Porites lutea chromosome 9, jaPorLute2.1, whole genome shotgun sequence sequence AAACGAGAGCAATGGAATGAAGTTAATAGCATTGCCAACCATCGGTTTAATTCTCGTGTGAAAGGATGGCATCATCTTCCTCCAGCTGATGCAAATGTAGCTGAGtatctagaaaaacaaaaaagcgaaGGTCATTCTCTGTCACCCGCGGATGAAAAGTTCTTAAATGCATGCATAGCAAGCAAACATGATGAGTGGAAACCTCCTCCCGGGGCTAAAAAGTATGAAAAGAACGAAGTAGCCATCGCCAAAGCAGCGTATGAGGACTGGCCTTTTGGTTATTTGCCTGAAAAAGTGTGCAGTTTAGCCTCCTATTGCCGCAACAGAAAGCAGAAGGGATTGCCTTTAACGCCTGTTGAGGAACGGTTTTTTGCTCAATTGGTGAATGTATATGCCCCAGAAGAAACAgacaagcaaaaacaagaaaaagaaaagagattttTGCAAGAATGTGATGCAAACAATGCTCGAAGAAAGGAAGCGGGTTTGTTACCCTATTCGTACGAAACATTTAGAACATTTGGAACTGGTATCTTTTGAGTGACTCTTTAGCATGGAAACAATCAATTACTAGTTTTgtcaatgtttaaataaaagtgTTGAAAAGAGATTGTTTGTGGTTGTTTTctggttagggttagggttaaaatgctaataaggttagggttaaaccctagccccttgggattagggttggggttaaaccctagccccttgggattagggttagggttagggttaaaaatgctaataaggttagggttaaaccctagtctcttgggattagggttaggagtaTAAATCTGTGTGTTTGATGTGATTTTTCACTATGTGTTTTCAGTCATGGGTAATGTACAGTATAGAGCTACTGTGTGGGTTTGTCGTCGTTTGTCTAAAGACCTATGCTCTCAAGACACTTGTCATCCTATCAATTTGTTTGAATGGATGATAAATCATCACCGTACATCCTGGGGACATTATGCTCTGTACATCACTTGGTTGCATCGACACTTTCCTTCACAAGGAATCAAGGTGTTTGACTATTTAAAGAAACAACATTCCAACAACATGTATTCATTTTGGTATTTAGCAAGTCAGCATCTAGCGTACTATGCATGCGAAATTATCTGCTTCGTATGTCGATCCTACCGAACCTGGATCACTGGGAGGGGTTGCCAAATTTGCCAAAGCACACAAGATTCCTGTGTCCCAAGCCAAGAAGGAACTGCAACAAGTACTGAGTTACACCCTGCATAAACCAAGACGTCGACGTTTTAAAACGTTACCAACCCTTGTGTTTAAAATCAACGAACAATTTGTCATGGACTTGGTGGATTTACAAAAACTAGCCAAATACAACAAAGGCTACAAATATTTACTGACGGTAATTGATGTGCTCTCAAAATTTGCGTGGGTGGAACCACTCAAGAGTAAAAGTGCGACAGCCATGGTGGAGGCGTTACAAAGACTATGGGCACGATTAGGAGATCGTTTGCCTGAAAAAGTACAAACGGATTCTGGCGGTGAATTTTATAACGCTAAAGTGCAAGCCTTATTTAAAAAGCAAGGAGTGAATCATTTTTCGACACATGGAGATCCTCACGGGTCTGTGGTGGAACGATGGAATCGAACATTGAAAACGAACATGTTTCGCTATTTTACCGCCAACAATACACTCAAGTATATTGATGTGTTACCTGCTTTAGTCAAAACCTATAATCATTCCTTTCATCGCAGTATTCAAGAAAAACCTGTCAATGTCACCCCTAAAAACGAAAATGAGATTTGGTATCGTTTGTATGGGTCCAAAAAAGgcatgaaagtaaaaaaaccGCAATGTAAAGTAGGGGATAAAGTGAGACTGAATAAAAAATTTCGCCCGTTTAAAAAAGGCTATTTACCAGGGTGGACAGAAGAAGTCTTTTTAGTGCAACGAATCTATACTAAAAAGCCCGTAGTCACCTATAAACTTACGGAATGGGACGGAACACCTATAAAAGGCACCTTTTACCAACAGGATCTTCAAAAACTGTTGTTGCCGGATGATACGTTATTTCGTATTGATCGAGTGTTAAAACGACAAGGCAAACAAGTGTTTGTGTCTTGGAAAGGGTGGCCATCCAAATACAATAGTTGGGTGTGGAAAAAAGATTTGCAAACACTATGAAGGAATTTCGTATCACATTGATCAGTGATCCCACCGATGAATACACtcagaacaaaaacaacaattttaaagtCCGTTTACCCGTACGACTCAATTTAGAAGGCAATACCTGGCAAGCCAGTTTGTGGAGTTTGTCTGTGGCAGATGAAGGTCATTGTTCCGCGGTAATTAACAGCAATAGCGACGCTACGTTACTGAAATATCGGTACACGTTAAGCAAACGCTATCAAGATAGTTCAAATGATTGGTTGATCGGATTTCAAGCTAAAGACAAAGCCGTGACCTTAAAAGAAGTCATGGATGTTTCCTACCCTGTTGTTTCTGGTATTCAATTGTGGCAGAATATTATTACACGCATGGAGCAAACGATGATGGAGGATGTCAATACTTCTTCAGCAGCGTGGAAAGTGACCAAAAATAATGCCTCCACTATCTCCTTAAAAGCAACTTGGAAACCCACTTTTGAATGGAACGGTGACAATGTTGTGTTAAAAGGAGTTTCACGGGAAGATGTTTATGCTCGTGACGCTGGCAATGCCGTCATCCCCTTATCATCCGTGGGAATTCATGTAGAGTTTGCTGAAAAATTTGGTTTATTGGTGAAAGACGCAAGCAACCAATACCAATTAGGACCCAATTTAGACTATGTCTTACCCACAGTCACTTATACGACATCCACCCCACCAGTCAGAAGCAATCGATGGTTTCAATGGTTAGGAGAGCATTTTGTGGGTATTATTCCACGAGATTTATTAGGGGGAACTGAAATATTTAAAGTCAAATTAGAGGATGGTCAATCGTATCTTTACCTCAGTCGCTTTGTAGATTGGCATTTTAAAAACCTCAATGCTCTGTTTAATACTCATGTAGGTGGTATTAAACAAACAGTGATGGTGTATTGCGATGTCGTAGAATCCACGATTGTAGGAGCCCAAAAACATTCATTGTTAAGAAAAGTGGAATTAGAACGAAAAGGGGAAGGCAGAGCCACCATAGAACCGTTACATCGTGAATGGATTAAAGTCCGAAATCAACACATCGAAAGAGTTGAAGTGTCCTTGGCCACTCCTCATGGCAGTTTGTTGGTATTACCCCCCGGCAAAACACTCATAACACTAGGGTTTCGACAAGTATAAAAGACAGACTTCATGTGACACCTGGACACACACGCAAAACAAGCACCATGTTGGGAGGTTCACTTACACGTTATCACACGCCTACAATGCATGGCAAAGGCTTTACTCGAGAATTGGTCAAATTAGCAGGTCCTAGTGTCGTTCGATCCATTGGACATGGTCTACAAGTGTATGAAAAGGGAGCGTCAGCCTCAGACGCATTGAAAAGTTCTGGGGAAGTCTTAAAACGGGGTCTTAAACGTAAATTACCCGCTGCAGTAGCACTTGTGTTGAAAACGAAAGCCAAACAAACCtataaaaagaaacgacaacGCGTCAAAGACATTTTAGGGGTCTAATCATGCGACGTGCACAGAGATCACAATCCCGTGTAAGACATCAACGATCGGTGGGACGTTACCACTCACCCTACCAGTATGGAGGTACCATTATTCGATCACCTCGAAGTCGTTTTGACGTGTCCACGTATCCTCCTTATGAAAGAGATCCGATGATTCTTCGTTCCCTTAGACAAcgagcaaaacaaaaacgagGAAAATTGCATCAAGTTACCTATCCATGGCAAAGCAAAGGGCAGAAACGTATAAAAAGGCGGCGCAGACGACGTTAAGCTATCAGTCTGTCAACATGTCACTTAATCTGTTTGACGTTCCGGACATTGACTACAGGTATGAAGCCAAACGGTGGATCCCTTTCAAACCGGCTAATACCGGAACTCGCCCTATTCTTTTTACCGTACCCTCAGGCGATGATTATTACGATCTGAATGAAACCAAGCTGGAAATCAAAATACGTATGAACACCACAGGGGCAAATGGACTTTCCGCTGATGAAACAGATGCCTCGGATGGTGATAATACCAAATACGTCTATTGTGTGAACAATTTTGGTCATTCTCTCTTTAATCAAATGAATGTGTCCTTCAATGGAGTGTTGATGACAGAACAAAGCAATGCCTATCACCAGAAAGCTTACCTAGAAACCCTGCAGAATTTTAATCGCCAAGAAGGAGAAACCACTTTAGTTCCTCAAGGATGGGTGAATGAATTAAATGTGGTTGAAGAATTAACACCCACCAATGCAGGCAACAATGATAAACTCAACCCCAACAACTGGAGTGGAAAAACAGGGCTGAAAGAACTCACCAGTCGCTTACTCGGCAAAGCGTATCATACCTTTATGATCAAACCCCACATCGCTGTGTTCAAAACAGGCAAATGTTTGGTCCCTGGAGTGCAAATTGATTTGGAATTGTATTTGAATGACAGCAACCTGTTTCTCTTTGGTACACCAGACACTACTACCTCTGTAGGCAAAAAAATTCCTACTCTGGGAGACAATGATTTGTCTGTGACACTGTGGATGAAAAAAGTAACCCTGAATGCCTCTGTGTATTCCAGACTGCAGAAAGAAAGGACCCTCAGTAAAACCAAGAAAGTCCAGTATCCTGTCGTTCGAAGTGAGATCCGAACGTATTCGTTCGATGGCAATAGCACCCGTTGGTCTCAAGACAATGTCTTCTTGAACAAGGTTCCCCATAAG is a genomic window containing:
- the LOC140949003 gene encoding uncharacterized protein F54H12.2-like; translated protein: MAKQRAETYKKAAQTTLSYQSVNMSLNLFDVPDIDYRYEAKRWIPFKPANTGTRPILFTVPSGDDYYDLNETKLEIKIRMNTTGANGLSADETDASDGDNTKYVYCVNNFGHSLFNQMNVSFNGVLMTEQSNAYHQKAYLETLQNFNRQEGETTLVPQGWVNELNVVEELTPTNAGNNDKLNPNNWSGKTGLKELTSRLLGKAYHTFMIKPHIAVFKTGKCLVPGVQIDLELYLNDSNLFLFGTPDTTTSVGKKIPTLGDNDLSVTLWMKKVTLNASVYSRLQKERTLSKTKKVQYPVVRSEIRTYSFDGNSTRWSQDNVFLNKVPHKVIIGLMNSTNYNGNLQYYPYAYEKFGVTRVRQRIDGEEYPYRALELTGDSSAEDLLGYDRFLTASGAYKHHRVPMLLPGDWGQGKNCTLFMFNNVAGDSDDPKYRNPKLTGNVSYEIDFRASVGHNVTVVIWSEYENIYEIDQWGGILYSINS